The following are encoded in a window of Poecile atricapillus isolate bPoeAtr1 chromosome 3, bPoeAtr1.hap1, whole genome shotgun sequence genomic DNA:
- the RSPH3 gene encoding radial spoke head protein 3 homolog: MPADVPYSFYSQPRSLVSRPKYREQSNNETEKGPGRYGNIMVDPRVVRGNVLSVRPPPPQSTHEVKRQRRAQKQGLARKLTQEQIQPGTPEPVEGREHVYVQTELYLEEISDRIIEVDGECQTDEFLDRPTTPLFIPAKTGKDVATQIEEGELFDFDIEVKPILEVLVGKTVEQALLEVMEEEELAQLWSHQRAFAELRNAEFAELQRLEEQDRRIREEKERRRLEHLEKLRKQKETAEKIAARAFAQRYLADLIPSVFNNLHDSGFFYDPIERDIETEFLPWLMSEVEETLQKKVLGRTMLDSLIRVVVEKRLDEFSRPPPPAPTEAPAEEPSATDAAPQVSDEADADDQPVEEEEETDQPVAEE, from the exons ATGCCCGCCGACGTGCCCTACAGCTTCTAcagccagccccgctccctgGTCTCCCGCCCCAAGTACCGAGAGCAGTCCAATAACGAGAC GGAGAAGGGCCCGGGGCGCTACGGTAACATCATGGTCGACCCGAGAGTGGTGCGCGGAAATGTCCTGTCCGTCCGGCCCCCCCCACCGCAG AGTACCCATGAGGTTAAAAGGCAGAGGAGAGCACAGAAGCAAGGACTGGCCAGGAAGCTTACACAAGAGCAAATTCAGCCGGGAACACCAGAGCCTGTGGAGGGCAGAGAACATGTTTACGTGCAGACAG AACTGTATTTGGAAGAGATTAGTGATCGGATAATAGAGGTTGATGGAGAGTGTCAAACAGATGAATTTTTGGACAGACCAACCACTCCACTCTTCATACCAGCCAAAACTGGAAAAGATGTGGCCACACAAATAGAAGAAGGAGAG CTGTTTGACTTTGACATTGAAGTTAAGCCGATCCTGGAAGTGTTGGTTGGAAAAACAGTTGAGCAGGCTTTGCTGGAAGTCATGGAGGAAGAAGAGCTGGCTCAGCTGTGGTCACATCAGCGTGCCTTCGCAGAGCTACGTAATGCAGAGTTTGCTGAATTGCAGCGCTTGGAAGAGCAGGACAGGCGAATCAGGGAGGAGAAG GAACGTCGCAGACTGGAGCACCTGGAAAAGCTGCGGAAACAGAAAGAGACTGCAGAGAAAATTGCAGCTCGGGCATTTGCTCAGCGTTACCTGGCTGATCTCATTCCCTCAGTCTTCAACAATCTTCATGacagtggatttttttatgACCCTATAGAAagag ATATAGAGACAGAATTCCTTCCATGGCTGATGTCAGAAGTGGAAGAAACACTACAGAAGAAGGTTCTGGGAAGGACGATGCTTGACT CCTTGATTCGTGTGGTGGTGGAAAAACGCTTAGATGAGTTTAGCCGGCCACCCCCACCTGCTCCGACAGAGGCACCTGCTGAAGAGCCCAGTGCAACAGATGCAGCTCCCCAGGTGTCTGATGAGGCAGATGCTGATGACCAACCAgttgaagaggaggaagagactGACCAGCCTGTTGCTGAGGAATAG